The DNA segment GCACGGAGAGAAAGATGCCCCCCTGCCTCCACAACCCCACCCCGGAGATGATAAGCAGGAGAAGAACAGTAACCAGGTCCAGGACCCTCTCCGCCACCACCGTCCCCAGTGCTCTGGGGAAGCTGGCCCCCGTGTCCTCTTTCAGCAGGTAGGCCCGGTAGGCGTCCCCCAGGCGGGCATAGAGGACGCAGTTGGCGAAGAAATTGATAATGAATATGGAGGTGAGCCTCCGGATGGTGGGGAGGCGAGAGGCCTCATAGCCCACGTTGACCAGCAACAGCCTCCACCGCCAGGCCCTCAGGGGAAAGCTGGCGTAATATGCCAGGAAAGCCAGGAGGTAGAGGAATGGGTTTACCCCCTTTATCCTGGCCCAGGTAGCCGAGAGGTCCACATCCAGCCGGAAGAGGAGGAAGACGAGAAAGCCCAGGGCCAGGGCAAAGGAGAGAAGGGTGCGCAGGTTCAGGAAGCGCCTTTTTAGAGAGACCTCCGGCGGCTCTGCCATCAGGGCCATTCTATCAGAAATTCAAAGCCTCATCTCGTTGACACATAAGGTGAAAGATGGTAACATATGGTTACACTGGGAATGAGGAGCGGTAGTTGAGGGGTTCGGAGGACTTGGCCCGAGGACGGATTGTGCAGCAAAGGTCCGTGAAGGCCGTCTGTCTTCTGGTTTTCATCGTGGTGGTGTCGCTCATTGGCGCAACACCCGTTTGCGCTCAATCTATGGAGGGGATGGGTAGAGGTCACTCCTGCGCCGGGCAGGAGAACGCGCCGGTTCCGTCTTGTTTGCTGACCCCGGAGTGCCCGCTTTCTCACTCCGCAGCGGCAAGTGTGCTTCCATCCCCCAGTCGCCTTACTCTGAGCAAGGTCATCCCCCTGGTCAGACTCCCCGAAAATCTGACCCTGACCTTCTTTGAGGCGAAGGGGTGCCTTGACCAGGATACGCCTCAGGAATTCTCCGCCCCCCCTTGTGCTCGGTACCGCTGCCGTAGTTCCCTCAGGTCCGAAGAACCTCCTCAAACCTAGATCCCATAAAGCCTTCGCTGACTATCGATTGCGGCAACCTTACTCTTTCCACTCGTTTGTTGTCTGAATCATAGGAAGCCGAAGGCTCACCAGTCCACATCACCCTGATTTCTCATGTGGTCTTTTTGAAGAGGAGGAGGTAGATGAAACTATATCAGGTGGTTCTGAAAGACATCAGGCGCCGTAAGCGACGAGTTCTGTACGCTGTCCTCGGCGTAGTCATAGGTACGATGACGGTAGTGAGCATACTGACTGTAGCTGCTGCCGGTCAGGCCAGAATCACAGCCCAGCTGGAGAAATACGGTGCCAATCTCAGCGTCATGCCCGCGACGAAGACCATCGACAACGGGCTCGGCGACCTGAGTCTCGGAACGATGAACCTGGGAGACAACTATATCAGCGAGGACAAGGTTCCCCAGATCAGGCAGATAGCCGATCACATGATCAAGGAGGCGCTGGGAATCACCGAACCAGGCAACATTGCCAGCATCGCACCAAAGCTGTTCGTGAACGCAGATATCAAAGGGGCTCAGGTAGTTGCGGTAGGTATTGACCCTGAAGAACAGTTCAAAGTAAACACGTGGTGGCAGGTTGCCAAAGGGGAGTACCTTGATACCGGTGACCAGGCCCTGCTGGGGTCTCAAGCTGCGGCTATGCTCAAGCTCGACGTCGGTGACGCAGTTTCTCTTAACGGCAGGACACTGACTGTGGTTGGCATTCTCCATGACACGGGCGCCGGTGATGACTACCAGGCCTTCGTTCCGCTGGCGACCCTCCAGGGAGCATACAACAAGCATGGCTTGATATCTTCTGTGGATATTCGGGCCCTGTGCAATGCGTGCCCTGTTGAGATTATTGCTGACGGCATCAACCAGAACATCTCCGGAGTCCGCGCCGTTGCGGTGAAGCAAATTGCCGACTCTGAGATGGGCATGCTGCAAAAGATTGGCAAATTCATGCTGGCCCTGGCCGGGGTCAGCCTGGTGGTCGGCGGCTTCGGCGTATTTAACACTCTCCTGACCTCAATCAATGAGAGGATAAGGGACCTGGCAATCATGAGGGCGGTGGGGGCGTCTGGAGGCCAGATAACCAAGGCCCTCATCTACGAGGCTATAGTGGTTGGTGTCGCCGGCGGTGTGCTGGGCTACGGTGCAGGAACACTGTTGGCCTATGCAATCGGACCGCTGATATTCGAAGGCACGAGTATTCTGTTCGTTGCCCCTTATTTGCCGCTATCGATAGGGTTGGCCATACTGATTTCTCTACTAGCTACCCTCTATCCGGCAATGCGGGCTACCAGAGTGAAAATAGCTGACTGCTTCAGGGCAGTCTAGGAGGCGAAGATGTTAGAGGTGAATTGTATCACCAAGATTTTCGGCGGCGGGGAGGCTAGAGCCGTCGCCCTTAACGACGTGTCATTCAATGTCAACGATGGCGACTATATCGCAGTTATGGGGCCATCGGGCAGCGGGAAGTCAACGCTGCTCAATGTGATAGGCGGCCTCGAAAGGCCCTCTTCTGGTGAGGTTATCCTGAACGGCCAGCGAATCGACAACCTGGACGAAGACAAGCTGGTTAACGTCCGAAGAGGGAAGATAGCCTACGTTTTCCAGCAATATCACCTGTTGCGCTCCTTGACCGCTCTGGAGAATGTACTGCTGCCGCTCACGTTCTCCGGCAGCAACGGCAAACGGGCACGAGCCATGGAACTGCTTGAACGGATGGGGTTGGGGAAGCGGGCCAATCATACACCAAACCAGCTGAGCGGAGGGGAGCAGCAAAGAGTCGCCATTGCCCGGGCGTTGATTTGTGACCCCGCGCTTGTGCTGGCCGATGAACCGACGGGCAACATCGACCAGAGGAACGGAAAGGCAATTCTGGACATATTCGACCAGCTAAACAGGGAAGGGAGGACCATCGTCATGGTTACTCATAACCGCGAGGCAGCCGAGCGTGCCAGGGAAATCATCATCCTCCGCGATGGGCAGATAGCGCAGCGGACCAAGAATACGAACTGTGCTCCGAGTAAGTGAAAGGAGGTCTAAAAGTGAATTCGCGGTGGTTTCTAGCTGCAGTGATTGCCAGCGGGATGCTGGTGGCTGCCTGTGGCCGAGGGGCCAAAGCCCCAACGCCCACGCCTGCCCTTGCGCCGGCTCGCGCCTCAGCACCTACTGCCGGTCCGACCCCAACGCCTACCCTTGCTCCGAGCCCGGCGCCTACCGCAACTCCCACCCCAACTCCTGCCCCTACCGCAACTCCTACTCCTACTCCAACGCCTACCACCACGGGGCCTTCGTCAAGGAGCAATGTGGCCTATCGTCCCAAAACGGTCACGCCGCAGATTTCCGGCACAACGGTGTCCATATCCGCCGAGGAAGTTGGACGCAACGGGATAGAGAACTTCTCTGCCAGTTCACCAGCCGGCAACATGCCCTTTATGGCATACCAGCTTGACGGGAAGTACTACGTCCGGGCAGCCGTTTGTGTCCCCTGCGGGGGAAGGAGCTTTACCCTGAAGAACGGAACGTTGATTTGTGACAGCTGCGGGACGGTGTTTAACGCCAGCACAGGGATTGGCATCAGAGGCGTTTCCGCTTGCATGTCATACGCGAAGAAAGCGGCAGCCTACACGATTGACGGCGGCAACATCGTCATGAGTATGGATGACCTGACAACGGCCTATCGGAATACTCTTAACCGGAAGTAGGGCCAGAAGCCAACCCGGGGGCAGATTGCAGCGCCGCTAGTAATCTGCAACCCCGACGGGTGTGCATCCCAAGATGGTGAGTGAAAGGCTGGGCCACAGCGGCTTGAGGGATGGCTTCAGGCAGCCCTGGCTGCACTGCCAGAAAAAGCGGTTGGGTAGCAATCCGTCAGCGATTGTGGACTTTCGGGCGAGAATAGGCGAGAATTCGTATTTGGAGGGGTGGCCGAGAGGACTATGGCGGCGGTCTTGAAAACCGCTCTCGCCTCTGGCGAGCGTGGGTTCGAATCCCACCCCCTCCGCCAGCTTGGAGTCCGATGAAAATTCATGAATACCAGGCCAAGGGCCTTCTGGCCCAGTACCGCATCCCCATCCCCAGGGGAAGGGCCGCCAGGAGCCTCCAGGAGGCCCGGGAGATAGCCCGGGAGCTGGGCACAAAGGTGGTCCTCAAGGCGCAGGTCCACGCCGGGGGAAGGGGGAAGGGGGGTGGGATAAGGCAGGCCGACACCCCTCATGAGGCCGAGGCCATAGCCAGGGCCTTGCTGGGGAAGAGGCTGGTTACCTCCCAGACGGGGCCTGGCGGCCTGCCCGTCAACGAGGTCCTGGTGGAGGAAGCGGCAGAGATCCGCAGGGAGCTCTACCTGGGAATCGCCCTGGACCGGAAGGCGGGGCTGCCGGTGGTCTTGGCCAGCCCCTCAGGGGGGATGGACATTGAGCAGATGGCCCGGGACATCCCCGAGAGGGTCTTCCGGGCCGGGATAGACCTCCCCCTCTCCGCCCGTCCCTCTACCGGCCGGAAGCTGGCGGTGGCCCTGGACCTGGAGCCGGGCCTTCTGGGACCTTTCTCGGATATTGTCTGCCGTCTTCTGAAGCTCTACTGGGAGAAGGACTGTTCCCTGGCGGAGATAAATCCCCTGGCCCTGACCGCCAGGGGAAAGCTCCTGGCCCTGGATGCCAAGCTCATCTTTGACGATAACGCCCTCTTTCGTCACCCGGAGCTCCAGCAGCTCCGGGACCCAGAGCAGGAGGACCCCCGGGAGCGGGAGGCCCTCTCCCTGGGGTTGAGGAACTACGTCAGGCTGGACGGGAATATAGGCTGCATGGTCAACGGGGCCGGCCTGGCGATGGCGGTGATGGACCTTATCACCCTGGCGGGGGGCCGGCCGGCCAACTTCCTGGATATCGGCACCCTCAACACCCCAGAGCGGGTGGTCAACGCCTTCAAAGTCCTTGTGGCTGACCCCGGTGTGAGGGCGGTCCTGGTGAATATCTTCGGGGGGATGGCGCGGGTGGACGTCATCGCCCGGGGGATGGTTGAGGCCTTCAAGAGCCTGGACATCCGCTTCCCCGTTGTGGTGAGGCTGGCGGGGACAAACGCGGAGGAGGGGCAGAGGATTCTTGAGGAATCCAGGTTGCCCCTCATCTTCGCCGGCGACATGGGGGATGCCGCAAGGAAGGCGGTGGAAGCGGCCCGGTGAGCATCCTGATAGATGAAAGGACGCTGGTCCTGGTCCAGGGCATCACGGGGGGGGAGGGGAGCTTTCACACCCGGC comes from the Chloroflexota bacterium genome and includes:
- a CDS encoding flippase-like domain-containing protein, with the translated sequence MAEPPEVSLKRRFLNLRTLLSFALALGFLVFLLFRLDVDLSATWARIKGVNPFLYLLAFLAYYASFPLRAWRWRLLLVNVGYEASRLPTIRRLTSIFIINFFANCVLYARLGDAYRAYLLKEDTGASFPRALGTVVAERVLDLVTVLLLLIISGVGLWRQGGIFLSV
- a CDS encoding ABC transporter permease, which codes for MKLYQVVLKDIRRRKRRVLYAVLGVVIGTMTVVSILTVAAAGQARITAQLEKYGANLSVMPATKTIDNGLGDLSLGTMNLGDNYISEDKVPQIRQIADHMIKEALGITEPGNIASIAPKLFVNADIKGAQVVAVGIDPEEQFKVNTWWQVAKGEYLDTGDQALLGSQAAAMLKLDVGDAVSLNGRTLTVVGILHDTGAGDDYQAFVPLATLQGAYNKHGLISSVDIRALCNACPVEIIADGINQNISGVRAVAVKQIADSEMGMLQKIGKFMLALAGVSLVVGGFGVFNTLLTSINERIRDLAIMRAVGASGGQITKALIYEAIVVGVAGGVLGYGAGTLLAYAIGPLIFEGTSILFVAPYLPLSIGLAILISLLATLYPAMRATRVKIADCFRAV
- a CDS encoding ABC transporter ATP-binding protein, which encodes MLEVNCITKIFGGGEARAVALNDVSFNVNDGDYIAVMGPSGSGKSTLLNVIGGLERPSSGEVILNGQRIDNLDEDKLVNVRRGKIAYVFQQYHLLRSLTALENVLLPLTFSGSNGKRARAMELLERMGLGKRANHTPNQLSGGEQQRVAIARALICDPALVLADEPTGNIDQRNGKAILDIFDQLNREGRTIVMVTHNREAAERAREIIILRDGQIAQRTKNTNCAPSK
- a CDS encoding DUF2318 domain-containing protein, which codes for MNSRWFLAAVIASGMLVAACGRGAKAPTPTPALAPARASAPTAGPTPTPTLAPSPAPTATPTPTPAPTATPTPTPTPTTTGPSSRSNVAYRPKTVTPQISGTTVSISAEEVGRNGIENFSASSPAGNMPFMAYQLDGKYYVRAAVCVPCGGRSFTLKNGTLICDSCGTVFNASTGIGIRGVSACMSYAKKAAAYTIDGGNIVMSMDDLTTAYRNTLNRK
- the sucC gene encoding ADP-forming succinate--CoA ligase subunit beta; the encoded protein is MKIHEYQAKGLLAQYRIPIPRGRAARSLQEAREIARELGTKVVLKAQVHAGGRGKGGGIRQADTPHEAEAIARALLGKRLVTSQTGPGGLPVNEVLVEEAAEIRRELYLGIALDRKAGLPVVLASPSGGMDIEQMARDIPERVFRAGIDLPLSARPSTGRKLAVALDLEPGLLGPFSDIVCRLLKLYWEKDCSLAEINPLALTARGKLLALDAKLIFDDNALFRHPELQQLRDPEQEDPREREALSLGLRNYVRLDGNIGCMVNGAGLAMAVMDLITLAGGRPANFLDIGTLNTPERVVNAFKVLVADPGVRAVLVNIFGGMARVDVIARGMVEAFKSLDIRFPVVVRLAGTNAEEGQRILEESRLPLIFAGDMGDAARKAVEAAR